The following are from one region of the Oryzias melastigma strain HK-1 linkage group LG22, ASM292280v2, whole genome shotgun sequence genome:
- the kif26ab gene encoding kinesin-like protein KIF26A isoform X6: MGKVKVMMRICPSLEDADSSESQSFLKVDSRKKQLTLYDPASSPHSSSGHRRSATVAVPKIFAFDAIFTQDASQAEVCSGTVAEVIQSVVNGADGCIFSFGQVRLGKTYTMIGKDSSTQSLGIVPCAISWLFKLINERKEKTGTRFSVRVSAVEIFGKDEELKDLLSEVSTGSLQEGQSPGIHLKEDPICGTQLQNQSELRAPTADKAAFYLDAAIAARSTSRPNVEEDERRNSHMLFTLHVYQYRMEKSGKGGMSGGRSRLHLLDLGSCEKVLSKSRDGGGGMCLSLNALGNVIMALTNGAKHVPYRDSKLTMLLRESLGNINCRTTMIAHISDVPANHADSLTTIQLASRIHRMRKKKSKYASSSSGGESSCEEGRIRRPPHLRPFHPRTVALDPDLPSFLSDPEYSSSSEQSCDTVIYVGPGGTAISDRELSDNEGPPAFVPIIPSLNKKKSTKEDHLDRDQFFKCNTFAELQERLECIDGSEEPTAFVGEGKRSQASPKTEKPKDSQGSSSPKTVSNFPNNQDSLSAKQSSKSVPVQPSCSPSTRSKIDNVMMQCIPEERTPFENVQNECRSSADGKKVLVSEIPVSRDKLANPVVANAEPVVREKIYFNKKSLPKPSPPPAQQKENNGDSEERSSTRMPPVGMSHQAVKRRDPCTSPLLRGPVEVCQVRSTLRDRCLDRDILKATVTLQQPVELNGEDELVFTVVEELSIGSIYDKGRPSSIISFNSDCSLQALASGSRPVSIISSINDEFDAYTSTVGESEVNAAVVKPIQEGPIDYMDSRGSSISSWLSEVSICTVESEGAHSVDVFLPQVRNIGPEPVFSFDSLDMFHCVSSPREAKGSLNDSGLSFSEQDSDSAASSKLSLTRCPPSPELTKGSIRNTSNMTKANSPSPPQGSFIVHSSLPRKIKPTSSISHSRSSSSSSGKDPPRQEVKQEDPWQRTNNHSEPQFSDSSTSKFLRNPPSGIPSSKPFNNSNSVPRPPKMQGPTSSHRVVDGCEKSAVKTTPTKMPQLRRGATTLGTVPVIHPSVDYKITQDLAASTTSLKFSSLGKNNKANLQKTSSLSKPSCTSPPPPPVRKSSLDHKTKILLPQSALKSAYGDGGRTSGTRTAVSEDELDIRHRTDPASFKTSSLNYAKVTSSPKAKGSKGETGLHYGSQMSLEKCEGLSLSSSRAALSRENSGASLGSKSSKSIPKFGIPNSSSSPIASCPSTPSGGNISKTGQGKPANPRALGTVNGSKARSLSANNSKGLSSSTKSLAPPVNRNANLPPSGRTSAPRTPAPVTSKAGRGTIMGTKQAIRAANSRVSELATGNISGKHGRCSGDSDSGNDSGVNVSDDKSPTALLPSPYSKITAPRRPQRYSSGHGSDNSSVLSGELPPAMGRTALFYHSGGSSGYESMIRDSEATGSASSALDSMSESGMSSSGRARSSKYPKKKANGFQRRRLIPAPLPDTSSLGKKASTTGQWVDLPPISGPLKEPFEIKVYEIDDVERLQRRHQEEPTEQPFQDVDKGLLYFNNKLKMLEKRQQQVKELKAKHQVLLEELEDTKARLMMDPGKWLGEFEVDPSMDKESIEYLEALAQATEDLEFCVNLCKSRVMMVTCFDISMPSTPGTQEGLREVEV, encoded by the exons GTGAAAGTGATGATGCGAATCTGTCCATCTCTGGAGGATGCCGACTCTTCCGAGTCGCAGTCCTTCCTGAAGGTTGACAGCAGGAAGAAGCAGCTGACCCTCTACGACCCAGCGTCCAGCCCACACTCCAGTTCGGGGCACAGGAGATCCGCCACCGTGGCCGTTCCAAAGATATTCGCCTTTGATGCCATTTTTACCCAGGATGCCTCACAA GCGGAGGTGTGCTCGGGAACGGTAGCGGAGGTCATCCAGTCGGTGGTGAACGGAGCAGACGGCTGCATCTTCAGCTTCGGTCAAGTCAGGCTCG GCAAGACATACACCATGATTGGCAAAGACAGCTCCACTCAGAGTCTAGGCATTGTGCCCTGCGCCATTTCCTGGCTCTTCAAGCTCATCAACGAGAGAAAGGAGAAGACTGGCACGCGGTTCTCAGTCCGCGTGTCTGCTGTGGAAATCTTTGGGAAAGACGAAGAGCTGAAGGACCTGCTGTCAGAAGTGTCAACAGGCAGCCTGCAGGAGGGCCAGTCACCGGGAATCCATCTGAAGGAGGATCCCATCTGCGGCACTCAG CTCCAAAATCAGAGCGAGCTGCGCGCTCCGACCGCCGACAAAGCTGCCTTTTACCTCGATGCAGCCATTGCCGCACGCAGCACCAGCAGACCAAATGTTGAGGAGGACGAGCGGCGCAACTCTCACATGCTGTTCACCCTGCATGTTTATCAGTATCGCATGGAGAAGAGTGGCAAAGGCGGAA TGTCAGGCGGGCGGAGCAGACTTCACCTTTTAGACTTGGGGAGCTGTGAAAAGGTGCTGAGTAAAAGCAGAGACGGAGGAGGAGGCATGTGCCTTTCTCTCAATGCATTGGGAAACGTCATAATGGCTTTGACAAATGGAGCTAAACACGTTCCTTACAG AGACAGCAAATTGACAATGCTGTTAAGGGAGTCCCTTGGCAACATTAACTGTAGAACCACAATGATTGCCCACATCTCAGATGTCCCAGCCAACCATGCAGACTCCCTCACCACCATCCAGTTGGCATCTCGCATCCACCGGATGAGGAAAAAGAAATCCAAG TATGCATCCAGTTCTTCTGGTGGCGAAAGCTCTTGTGAGGAAGGACGGATCCGTCGGCCACCTCACCTAAGGCCTTTTCATCCTCGGACAGTAGCCCTAGATCCAGACCTGCCCTCTTTTCTCAGTGACCCAGAATACTCCTCCAGTAGTGAACAGTCTTGTGATACGGTTATTTATGTTGGCCCTGGGGGAACAGCAATTTCTGACAGGGAGCTTAGTGATAATGAAGGTCCACCTGCATTTGTTCCAATTATCCCTTCCTTAAACAAGAAGAAATCTACAAAAGAGGACCATCTGGACAGAGACCAGTTCTTTAAATGCAACACATTTGCTGAGCTACAGGAGAGGCTTGAGTGTATAGACGGTAGTGAAGAACCCACCGCCTTTGTTGGAGAGGGCAAGCGAAGCCAAGCTAGCCCCAAAACTGAAAAGCCTAAAGACAGCCAAGGCTCTAGTTCACCAAAGACTGTATCAAATTTTCCCAACAACCAAGACAGCCTCTCAGCCAAACAATCTTCAAAATCTGTCCCAGTCCAGCCATCCTGTAGTCCCAGTACTAGATCCAAAATAGACAATGTCATGATGCAATGCATACCTGAAGAAAGGACACCATTTGAGAATGTTCAAAATGAATGCAGAAGTAGTGCTGATGGCAAAAAGGTGTTGGTCTCTGAGATTCCAGTCAGTAGAGACAAGTTGGCGAATCCTGTTGTGGCAAATGCAGAACCTGTGGTGAGAGAAAAGATCTACTTCAACAAGAAATCCTTGCCAAAGCCATCCCCACCACCTGCAcagcagaaagaaaataatGGAGACTCTGAAGAAAGATCTAGCACCAGAATGCCACCTGTGGGAATGAGCCACCAAGCTGTCAAAAGAAGAGACCCGTGTACCTCCCCTTTGCTCAGAGGTCCTGTGGAGGTTTGCCAAGTGCGCTCTACCTTGAGGGACAGATGTCTGGATAGGGACATCCTTAAAGCTACTGTCACACTGCAGCAACCTGTGGAGTTGAATGGAGAGGATGAGTTGGTGTTCACTGTGGTGGAAGAGCTGTCGATTGGTAGCATTTACGATAAGGGCCGGCCATCAAGCATTATCAGCTTCAACAGTGACTGTTCACTTCAGGCCTTGGCCTCTGGTTCCCGGCCTGTCAGCATCATCAGCAGCATTAACGATGAGTTTGATGCCTATACATCAACTGTTGGAGAATCAGAAGTAAATGCAGCAGTGGTTAAACCCATTCAGGAGGGTCCCATCGACTATATGGACAGCAGGGGCTCGTCTATTAGTTCTTGGCTGAGTGAAGTCAGTATATGCACTGTGGAAAGTGAAGGAGCTCATTCTGTAGATGTTTTCCTTCCCCAAGTCAGAAACATTGGTCCAGAGCCAGTCTTTAGCTTTGATTCCCTTGACATGTTTCATTGTGTGTCTTCTCCCAGAGAGGCAAAGGGTTCTCTAAATGACAGTGGGTTGAGTTTTTCTGAGCAAGACAGTGACAGTGCTGCCTCAAGCAAACTGTCATTGACGAGATGCCCCCCTTCACCAGAGTTAACAAAAGGCTCCATCCGAAACACATCTAATATGACTAAAGCAAACTCCCCCTCACCTCCACAAGGTTCCTTCATAGTTCACTCCAGCCTTCCTAGGAAGATCAAACCTACCTCATCCATTTCTCACAGTCGtagcagcagtagcagcagtgGTAAAGATCCACCAAGGCAAGAAGTTAAGCAAGAGGATCCTTGGCAGCGCACCAACAACCACTCAGAACCTCAGTTTTCTGACTCCAGCACCAGCAAGTTCCTCAGAAATCCCCCTAGTGGTATACCTTCCAGCAAACCATTCAACAACAGCAACAGTGTACCTCGCCCACCCAAGATGCAGGGGCCTACCTCATCCCATAGGGTGGTTGACGGCTGTGAAAAGTCAGCCGTTAAGACTACACCCACGAAGATGCCTCAGCTGAGAAGAGGTGCCACTACCCTCGGAACTGTGCCCGTCATTCATCCCTCTGTAGACTACAAGATAACCCAAGATTTGGCTGCATCTACCACAAGCCTTAAATTCTCCTCCTTGGGGAAAAACAATAAGGCCAATTTACAGAAAACAAGCAGCCTCTCTAAACCTAGCTGCACCTCACCACCTCCCCCTCCAGTTAGGAAGTCCAGTCTTGACCACAAGACTAAGATCTTGCTTCCCCAAAGTGCCTTAAAGTCAGCATATGGGGATGGAGGGAGGACCTCTGGGACAAGGACAGCTGTATCAGAAGATGAACTTGACATACGCCACAGAACAGACCCTGCCAGTTTCAAAACCTCAAGCCTCAACTATGCCAAAGTTACCTCCAGCCCAAAGGCAAAAGGATCTAAAGGAGAGACTGGTCTCCATTACGGCAGTCAAATGTCACTGGAGAAGTGTGAAGGTCTGTCTTTATCAAGTTCCAGGGCAGCGCTTAGCAGAGAGAACAGTGGGGCAAGTCTGGGTAGCAAATCCAGCAAGTCTATCCCAAAATTTGGTATACCTAATTCGTCAAGCTCTCCGATAGCCTCATGCCCATCGACTCCAAGTGGGGGGAACATTAGCAAAACTGGTCAGGGAAAACCTGCAAACCCGAGAGCACTAGGAACTGTTAATGGTAGCAAGGCACGCTCCCTGTCAGCAAACAACTCAAAAGGGCTCAGCTCCTCAACAAAATCTCTGGCTCCTCCTGTCAACAGAAATGCCAATCTCCCTCCATCGGGGCGAACATCTGCTCCTCGAACCCCAGCACCAGTCACTAGTAAAGCTGGAAGAGGGACAATTATGGGCACAAAACAGGCCATTAGAGCTGCAAACAGCCGCGTGAGTGAACTGGCAACAGGCAACATATCAGGCAAACATGGTCGATGTTCTGGAGATTCGGACAGTGGTAACGATAGTGGAGTAAACGTGAGTGACGACAAGTCGCCTACAGCGTTGCTGCCCTCTCCTTACAGTAAAATCACTGCACCCAGGCGGCCTCAGCGCTACAGCAGTGGCCACGGGAGTGACAACAGCAGTGTCTTGAGCGGGGAGCTGCCTCCAGCTATGGGCCGCACAGCTTTGTTCTACCACAGCGGAGGCAGCAGTGGATACGAAAGCATGATAAGAGATAGTGAAGCCACAGGGAGTGCTTCTTCTGCCCTCGACTCTATGAGTGAAAGTGGAATGTCATCGTCTGGAAGAGCACGGAGTTCCAAATATCCCAAGAAAAAAGCAAATG GATTCCAAAGGAGAAGGTTGATCCCAGCACCCTTACCAGACACCTCATCCTTGGGGAAAAAGGCGAGCACAACAGGCCAGTGGGTGGACTTGCCTCCTATTTCTGGACCATTGAAAGAGCCTTTCGAAATTAAGGTGTATGAGATAGATGATGTGGAACGACTCCAAAGGCGACACCAGGAAGAACCCACTGAG cagcCATTCCAAGATGTTGATAAG GGTTTGCTGTATTTTAACAACAAGTTGAAGATGCTGGAGAAAAGGCAACAGCAAGTGAAGGAACTGAAGGCAAAGCATCAAGTGTTattggaggagctggaggacacTAAGGCCCGACTGATGATGGACCCTGGCAAGTGGTTGGGCGAGT TTGAGGTGGATCCGAGTATGGATAAGGAGTCTATAGAGTACTTGGAGGCCTTGGCACAGGCCACTGAAGATCTGGAATTCTGCGTCAACCTGTGCAAGTCTCGTGTTATGATGGTGACCTGCTTCGACATCAGCATGCCGTCAACGCCGGGCACTCAGGAGGGACTGCGGGAAGTGGAAGTCTGA
- the kif26ab gene encoding kinesin-like protein KIF26A isoform X4, giving the protein MLLSETIRSGRCVPVEKNIGFTTMGLKAAQKLNLSSKRKKHQPLPLHPQEPSIYPTNFSGILQVSPPPAPPCLLRAVSKVKENPGMGKVKVMMRICPSLEDADSSESQSFLKVDSRKKQLTLYDPASSPHSSSGHRRSATVAVPKIFAFDAIFTQDASQAEVCSGTVAEVIQSVVNGADGCIFSFGQVRLGKTYTMIGKDSSTQSLGIVPCAISWLFKLINERKEKTGTRFSVRVSAVEIFGKDEELKDLLSEVSTGSLQEGQSPGIHLKEDPICGTQLQNQSELRAPTADKAAFYLDAAIAARSTSRPNVEEDERRNSHMLFTLHVYQYRMEKSGKGGMSGGRSRLHLLDLGSCEKVLSKSRDGGGGMCLSLNALGNVIMALTNGAKHVPYRDSKLTMLLRESLGNINCRTTMIAHISDVPANHADSLTTIQLASRIHRMRKKKSKYASSSSGGESSCEEGRIRRPPHLRPFHPRTVALDPDLPSFLSDPEYSSSSEQSCDTVIYVGPGGTAISDRELSDNEGPPAFVPIIPSLNKKKSTKEDHLDRDQFFKCNTFAELQERLECIDGSEEPTAFVGEGKRSQASPKTEKPKDSQGSSSPKTVSNFPNNQDSLSAKQSSKSVPVQPSCSPSTRSKIDNVMMQCIPEERTPFENVQNECRSSADGKKVLVSEIPVSRDKLANPVVANAEPVVREKIYFNKKSLPKPSPPPAQQKENNGDSEERSSTRMPPVGMSHQAVKRRDPCTSPLLRGPVEVCQVRSTLRDRCLDRDILKATVTLQQPVELNGEDELVFTVVEELSIGSIYDKGRPSSIISFNSDCSLQALASGSRPVSIISSINDEFDAYTSTVGESEVNAAVVKPIQEGPIDYMDSRGSSISSWLSEVSICTVESEGAHSVDVFLPQVRNIGPEPVFSFDSLDMFHCVSSPREAKGSLNDSGLSFSEQDSDSAASSKLSLTRCPPSPELTKGSIRNTSNMTKANSPSPPQGSFIVHSSLPRKIKPTSSISHSRSSSSSSGKDPPRQEVKQEDPWQRTNNHSEPQFSDSSTSKFLRNPPSGIPSSKPFNNSNSVPRPPKMQGPTSSHRVVDGCEKSAVKTTPTKMPQLRRGATTLGTVPVIHPSVDYKITQDLAASTTSLKFSSLGKNNKANLQKTSSLSKPSCTSPPPPPVRKSSLDHKTKILLPQSALKSAYGDGGRTSGTRTAVSEDELDIRHRTDPASFKTSSLNYAKVTSSPKAKGSKGETGLHYGSQMSLEKCEGLSLSSSRAALSRENSGASLGSKSSKSIPKFGIPNSSSSPIASCPSTPSGGNISKTGQGKPANPRALGTVNGSKARSLSANNSKGLSSSTKSLAPPVNRNANLPPSGRTSAPRTPAPVTSKAGRGTIMGTKQAIRAANSRVSELATGNISGKHGRCSGDSDSGNDSGVNVSDDKSPTALLPSPYSKITAPRRPQRYSSGHGSDNSSVLSGELPPAMGRTALFYHSGGSSGYESMIRDSEATGSASSALDSMSESGMSSSGRARSSKYPKKKANGFQRRRLIPAPLPDTSSLGKKASTTGQWVDLPPISGPLKEPFEIKVYEIDDVERLQRRHQEEPTEQPFQDVDKGLLYFNNKLKMLEKRQQQVKELKAKHQVLLEELEDTKARLMMDPGKWLGEFEVDPSMDKESIEYLEALAQATEDLEFCVNLCKSRVMMVTCFDISMPSTPGTQEGLREVEV; this is encoded by the exons GTGAAAGTGATGATGCGAATCTGTCCATCTCTGGAGGATGCCGACTCTTCCGAGTCGCAGTCCTTCCTGAAGGTTGACAGCAGGAAGAAGCAGCTGACCCTCTACGACCCAGCGTCCAGCCCACACTCCAGTTCGGGGCACAGGAGATCCGCCACCGTGGCCGTTCCAAAGATATTCGCCTTTGATGCCATTTTTACCCAGGATGCCTCACAA GCGGAGGTGTGCTCGGGAACGGTAGCGGAGGTCATCCAGTCGGTGGTGAACGGAGCAGACGGCTGCATCTTCAGCTTCGGTCAAGTCAGGCTCG GCAAGACATACACCATGATTGGCAAAGACAGCTCCACTCAGAGTCTAGGCATTGTGCCCTGCGCCATTTCCTGGCTCTTCAAGCTCATCAACGAGAGAAAGGAGAAGACTGGCACGCGGTTCTCAGTCCGCGTGTCTGCTGTGGAAATCTTTGGGAAAGACGAAGAGCTGAAGGACCTGCTGTCAGAAGTGTCAACAGGCAGCCTGCAGGAGGGCCAGTCACCGGGAATCCATCTGAAGGAGGATCCCATCTGCGGCACTCAG CTCCAAAATCAGAGCGAGCTGCGCGCTCCGACCGCCGACAAAGCTGCCTTTTACCTCGATGCAGCCATTGCCGCACGCAGCACCAGCAGACCAAATGTTGAGGAGGACGAGCGGCGCAACTCTCACATGCTGTTCACCCTGCATGTTTATCAGTATCGCATGGAGAAGAGTGGCAAAGGCGGAA TGTCAGGCGGGCGGAGCAGACTTCACCTTTTAGACTTGGGGAGCTGTGAAAAGGTGCTGAGTAAAAGCAGAGACGGAGGAGGAGGCATGTGCCTTTCTCTCAATGCATTGGGAAACGTCATAATGGCTTTGACAAATGGAGCTAAACACGTTCCTTACAG AGACAGCAAATTGACAATGCTGTTAAGGGAGTCCCTTGGCAACATTAACTGTAGAACCACAATGATTGCCCACATCTCAGATGTCCCAGCCAACCATGCAGACTCCCTCACCACCATCCAGTTGGCATCTCGCATCCACCGGATGAGGAAAAAGAAATCCAAG TATGCATCCAGTTCTTCTGGTGGCGAAAGCTCTTGTGAGGAAGGACGGATCCGTCGGCCACCTCACCTAAGGCCTTTTCATCCTCGGACAGTAGCCCTAGATCCAGACCTGCCCTCTTTTCTCAGTGACCCAGAATACTCCTCCAGTAGTGAACAGTCTTGTGATACGGTTATTTATGTTGGCCCTGGGGGAACAGCAATTTCTGACAGGGAGCTTAGTGATAATGAAGGTCCACCTGCATTTGTTCCAATTATCCCTTCCTTAAACAAGAAGAAATCTACAAAAGAGGACCATCTGGACAGAGACCAGTTCTTTAAATGCAACACATTTGCTGAGCTACAGGAGAGGCTTGAGTGTATAGACGGTAGTGAAGAACCCACCGCCTTTGTTGGAGAGGGCAAGCGAAGCCAAGCTAGCCCCAAAACTGAAAAGCCTAAAGACAGCCAAGGCTCTAGTTCACCAAAGACTGTATCAAATTTTCCCAACAACCAAGACAGCCTCTCAGCCAAACAATCTTCAAAATCTGTCCCAGTCCAGCCATCCTGTAGTCCCAGTACTAGATCCAAAATAGACAATGTCATGATGCAATGCATACCTGAAGAAAGGACACCATTTGAGAATGTTCAAAATGAATGCAGAAGTAGTGCTGATGGCAAAAAGGTGTTGGTCTCTGAGATTCCAGTCAGTAGAGACAAGTTGGCGAATCCTGTTGTGGCAAATGCAGAACCTGTGGTGAGAGAAAAGATCTACTTCAACAAGAAATCCTTGCCAAAGCCATCCCCACCACCTGCAcagcagaaagaaaataatGGAGACTCTGAAGAAAGATCTAGCACCAGAATGCCACCTGTGGGAATGAGCCACCAAGCTGTCAAAAGAAGAGACCCGTGTACCTCCCCTTTGCTCAGAGGTCCTGTGGAGGTTTGCCAAGTGCGCTCTACCTTGAGGGACAGATGTCTGGATAGGGACATCCTTAAAGCTACTGTCACACTGCAGCAACCTGTGGAGTTGAATGGAGAGGATGAGTTGGTGTTCACTGTGGTGGAAGAGCTGTCGATTGGTAGCATTTACGATAAGGGCCGGCCATCAAGCATTATCAGCTTCAACAGTGACTGTTCACTTCAGGCCTTGGCCTCTGGTTCCCGGCCTGTCAGCATCATCAGCAGCATTAACGATGAGTTTGATGCCTATACATCAACTGTTGGAGAATCAGAAGTAAATGCAGCAGTGGTTAAACCCATTCAGGAGGGTCCCATCGACTATATGGACAGCAGGGGCTCGTCTATTAGTTCTTGGCTGAGTGAAGTCAGTATATGCACTGTGGAAAGTGAAGGAGCTCATTCTGTAGATGTTTTCCTTCCCCAAGTCAGAAACATTGGTCCAGAGCCAGTCTTTAGCTTTGATTCCCTTGACATGTTTCATTGTGTGTCTTCTCCCAGAGAGGCAAAGGGTTCTCTAAATGACAGTGGGTTGAGTTTTTCTGAGCAAGACAGTGACAGTGCTGCCTCAAGCAAACTGTCATTGACGAGATGCCCCCCTTCACCAGAGTTAACAAAAGGCTCCATCCGAAACACATCTAATATGACTAAAGCAAACTCCCCCTCACCTCCACAAGGTTCCTTCATAGTTCACTCCAGCCTTCCTAGGAAGATCAAACCTACCTCATCCATTTCTCACAGTCGtagcagcagtagcagcagtgGTAAAGATCCACCAAGGCAAGAAGTTAAGCAAGAGGATCCTTGGCAGCGCACCAACAACCACTCAGAACCTCAGTTTTCTGACTCCAGCACCAGCAAGTTCCTCAGAAATCCCCCTAGTGGTATACCTTCCAGCAAACCATTCAACAACAGCAACAGTGTACCTCGCCCACCCAAGATGCAGGGGCCTACCTCATCCCATAGGGTGGTTGACGGCTGTGAAAAGTCAGCCGTTAAGACTACACCCACGAAGATGCCTCAGCTGAGAAGAGGTGCCACTACCCTCGGAACTGTGCCCGTCATTCATCCCTCTGTAGACTACAAGATAACCCAAGATTTGGCTGCATCTACCACAAGCCTTAAATTCTCCTCCTTGGGGAAAAACAATAAGGCCAATTTACAGAAAACAAGCAGCCTCTCTAAACCTAGCTGCACCTCACCACCTCCCCCTCCAGTTAGGAAGTCCAGTCTTGACCACAAGACTAAGATCTTGCTTCCCCAAAGTGCCTTAAAGTCAGCATATGGGGATGGAGGGAGGACCTCTGGGACAAGGACAGCTGTATCAGAAGATGAACTTGACATACGCCACAGAACAGACCCTGCCAGTTTCAAAACCTCAAGCCTCAACTATGCCAAAGTTACCTCCAGCCCAAAGGCAAAAGGATCTAAAGGAGAGACTGGTCTCCATTACGGCAGTCAAATGTCACTGGAGAAGTGTGAAGGTCTGTCTTTATCAAGTTCCAGGGCAGCGCTTAGCAGAGAGAACAGTGGGGCAAGTCTGGGTAGCAAATCCAGCAAGTCTATCCCAAAATTTGGTATACCTAATTCGTCAAGCTCTCCGATAGCCTCATGCCCATCGACTCCAAGTGGGGGGAACATTAGCAAAACTGGTCAGGGAAAACCTGCAAACCCGAGAGCACTAGGAACTGTTAATGGTAGCAAGGCACGCTCCCTGTCAGCAAACAACTCAAAAGGGCTCAGCTCCTCAACAAAATCTCTGGCTCCTCCTGTCAACAGAAATGCCAATCTCCCTCCATCGGGGCGAACATCTGCTCCTCGAACCCCAGCACCAGTCACTAGTAAAGCTGGAAGAGGGACAATTATGGGCACAAAACAGGCCATTAGAGCTGCAAACAGCCGCGTGAGTGAACTGGCAACAGGCAACATATCAGGCAAACATGGTCGATGTTCTGGAGATTCGGACAGTGGTAACGATAGTGGAGTAAACGTGAGTGACGACAAGTCGCCTACAGCGTTGCTGCCCTCTCCTTACAGTAAAATCACTGCACCCAGGCGGCCTCAGCGCTACAGCAGTGGCCACGGGAGTGACAACAGCAGTGTCTTGAGCGGGGAGCTGCCTCCAGCTATGGGCCGCACAGCTTTGTTCTACCACAGCGGAGGCAGCAGTGGATACGAAAGCATGATAAGAGATAGTGAAGCCACAGGGAGTGCTTCTTCTGCCCTCGACTCTATGAGTGAAAGTGGAATGTCATCGTCTGGAAGAGCACGGAGTTCCAAATATCCCAAGAAAAAAGCAAATG GATTCCAAAGGAGAAGGTTGATCCCAGCACCCTTACCAGACACCTCATCCTTGGGGAAAAAGGCGAGCACAACAGGCCAGTGGGTGGACTTGCCTCCTATTTCTGGACCATTGAAAGAGCCTTTCGAAATTAAGGTGTATGAGATAGATGATGTGGAACGACTCCAAAGGCGACACCAGGAAGAACCCACTGAG cagcCATTCCAAGATGTTGATAAG GGTTTGCTGTATTTTAACAACAAGTTGAAGATGCTGGAGAAAAGGCAACAGCAAGTGAAGGAACTGAAGGCAAAGCATCAAGTGTTattggaggagctggaggacacTAAGGCCCGACTGATGATGGACCCTGGCAAGTGGTTGGGCGAGT TTGAGGTGGATCCGAGTATGGATAAGGAGTCTATAGAGTACTTGGAGGCCTTGGCACAGGCCACTGAAGATCTGGAATTCTGCGTCAACCTGTGCAAGTCTCGTGTTATGATGGTGACCTGCTTCGACATCAGCATGCCGTCAACGCCGGGCACTCAGGAGGGACTGCGGGAAGTGGAAGTCTGA